The nucleotide sequence GGTACCGGAAAAAGTGATATCAAAACCGGATTGGATTTCTTTGATCATATGTTGGATCAATTGGCACGTCATGGCCAAATGGATCTGGAAATCAAGGTCAATGGAGATCTGGAAGTGGATGAACACCATACCATTGAGGATACGGCCATAGCGCTGGGCGAGGTTTTCCATAAAGCCTTGGGCAATAAATTGGGCATAGAACGATACGGTTTCTGTTTGCCCATGGACGACTGTTTGGCACAGGCAGCCATTGATTTCGGCGGACGAAACTGGTTGGTATGGGAAACCGAATTTAAAAGGGAAATGATAGGTAAAATGCCCACAGAAATGTTTTATCATTTCTTTAAATCGTTTACAGATGGGGCAAAGGCCAACCTAAACATCAAGGCGGAAGGTCAGAACGAACACCACAAGATCGAGGCCATTTTCAAGGCATTTGCCAAGGCCATTAAGATGGCCGTGAAACGCGATGTAGAAAAAATGGTACTGCCAAGTACCAAAGGTGTATTGTAGAAGAAATAAATATGTCCTAGGGACAAAGAAAATGAAAATAGTAATTATAGATTACGGGGCTGGAAATATACAGAGCATTAAATTTGCCTTTCAACGCTTGGGATACAACGCTATCTTGAGCAAGGATGCGGATGAGATCATGGCAGCCGATAAAGTTATTTTTCCCGGGGTGGGGGAAGCCAGTAGTGCCATGAAAAAATTGCGCGAAAGTAAATTGGACCAAATTATACCAAAATTAAAACAGCCAGTATTGGGAATCTGCCTAGGGATGCAATTAATGTGTCATTCTTCAGAAGAAGGAGATACACAGGGCCTTGGTATTTTTGATGTAGATGTGGTTAAATTTTCCAAAGAAGTAAAAGTTCCACAAATTGGATGGAATCAAATTACCAATTTAAAATCCGATCTGTTCAAGAACGTCAAAGAAAAAGAGCATATCTATTTAGTCCACAGTTTTTATGCCCCTTTGTGCGAGGAGACCATAGCAGAAGCGGAATATGGTCTTGGATATAGTGCTGCATTAAAAAAAGATAATTTTTATGGAACCCAATTTCACCCGGAAAAGAGCAGTGAGGTAGGGGAGCAGATTCTTAGAAATTTTATCGAAACAATAGAGACCCCAGTATAAAATATACCAATTGGGACTTAATTTAAAACAGAAATGAGAATAATACCTGCAATAGACATCATTGAAGGAAAATGTGTTAGACTTTCCAAGGGAGACTATGATACCAAGAAAATTTACAATGAGAATCCCTTGGAGGTGGCCAAGGAGTTTGAAGCCCATGGGATAGAATACCTACATTTGGTAGATCTGGACGGTGCCAAATCCAAGCACATCGTAAATCATAAAGTGTTGGAAAAAATAGCCTCCAATACCAACTTAAAAATAGATTTCGGGGGCGGACTCAAAACCGATGAAGATCTAAGGATAGCGTTTGAAAGTGGGGCCAATCAAATTACAGGAGGAAGTATCGCTGTCAAGGACAGGGAAACCTTTATCTCATGGATCAACAAATACAGTCCTGAGAAAATTATTCTAGGAGCGGATGCCAAGGACGAAATGGTTGCCGTATCTGGTTGGATGGAAGAATCCCAAGAGGAGTTGATACCCTTTATCCAAGGGTATCAAAAAGAAGGAATTAGAGGGGTTATCTGTACCGATATTAGCAAAGATGGTATGTTGGAAGGCCCTTCCTTTGAATTGTACCGCAAAATATTGGAGGAATGCGGGCCGAAATTATTGCTGATTGCCAGTGGCGGTATTTCAACTTATGATGAACTCCCCAAATTGGCCGAGTTAGGCTGCGAGGGAACCATAATTGGAAAGGCCATTTATGAAAATAGAATTAGTTTAAAACAATTGGAGAAATTTATACTCGATATCTAACCCATTAATGTTGTTTTAGTATAATGGGAACAAGCTATTAATAGCAATGAAGATATTAACTGGATTAATCTCCAAAGACAAAAATAAAAGCACTCAATGTTAACAAAAAGAATAATCCCTTGTTTGGATATTAAAAACGGTAGAACGGTAAAAGGGATAAACTTTGTAGATCTACGAGATGCAGGAGACCCTGTGGAACTAGCTGAAATCTATGCCAAAACTGGAGCGGACGAACTTGTTTTCCTTGATATTTCCGCTACAGAGGAAAGGAGGAGAACCTTGGCCGATTTAGTCCTTCGCGTTGCTGAAAAAGTCAATATTCCGTTTACTGTAGGAGGTGGCATTTCTTCCGTGGAAGATGTGGATATTTTGCTGCACAACGGAGCAGATAAAGTATCCATAAATTCATCGGCCGTAAAAAACCCTCAATTGATCAATGATCTCGTAGCCAAATTCGGCTCCCAATGTATAGTGGTTGCCATAGATGCCAAACAAATAGATGGGGAATGGATAGTACATTTGGTAGGAGGCAAGGTCCCAACAGAACTAAATCTTTTTACCTGGGCAAAGGAAGTGGAAGACCGTGGGGCGGGTGAAATCCTGTTTACTTCCATGAACCACGATGGCACTAAGGACGGATTTGCCAACGAAGCTTTGGCCAGATTATCCACCGAATTGAATATTCCCATAATAGCGTCGGGCGGCGCTGGAAATATGCAACATTTCACGGATACCTTTAAAGAAGGTAAGGCCGATGCAGCTTTGGCGGCAAGCGTTTTTCATTTTAAGGAAATCGAGATCAAGGACTTAAAGGAAGAGTTGAAAAGAAACAATATACCGGTTAGATTATAAAACCATTATGGAATCCAAAATCATGAATATAGACTTCAATAAAAATAACGACGGACTGGTCCCGGCCATAGTACAGGATGCAACTACCAAAAATGTACTTATGCTCGGGTATATGAACCAAGATGCCTATAAAAAAACGGTGGACAGCCGTAAAGTAACCTTCTTTAGTCGCACTAAAAAAAGATTATGGACCAAAGGGGAAGAAAGCGGAAATTTCTTGAACCTAGTGGATATTAAACTGGATTGTGACAATGACACCCTATTGGTCATGGTAGATCCTGTTGGGCCAACTTGCCACAAAGGTACCGATACCTGCTGGGGCGACGAAAACAATACTTCCTTTGGATTTCTTTCTGAATTGGAAAATATAATTCAAAACAGAAAAGAACAAGCTGAGGGAAAGGTAGAGATTCCCGAAGGAACAAAGCCTAGCTATGTTTCCTCCCTATTTAAGAGCGGTATCAATAAAGTAGCCCAGAAAGTAGGTGAAGAGGCGGTTGAGGTCGTCATTGAAGCCAAAGACGATAACGACCAGCTGTTTAAGGATGAAAGCGCAGATCTATTGTTCCATTACCTAATATTGCTACAGGCAAAAGGATTTAAACTTCAGGACATAGTTAATGTACTAAAGTCTCGGCATTGATTCATGGATATTTTTCAGATGCCCTAAAATTTGTGTAATTTCCAAATTGATTTTTTTTTGTAAAAAAAATTAACTTATCTTCAAAAATTACAAGGATTAATCAATAACATTATTAAGAGCATAGGCTATGAAATCAAACAGGAGAGATTTTCTGAGAAAAACTTCCATTGCCGGTATGGGTTTGGCAATGACCCCGGCATGGTCCAATTCAATCACTGGCAACAACCCGTATAATACTCCGGCATCTTTATCCAGCGCCAACTATATGGGCGGATTTTCTGCTCCTAAATTGGAAACGGTAAAATGCGCTTTTATTGGGGTAGGTGCCCGAGGGTCTGGACATGCACATCAGATTGCATCCATTGAAGGAACAGAAGTAGTAGCTATCTGTGATTTGTACCAGGATCTTGCCGAAAAATCGGCAAATATATGTAAGGAGAATGGCGGAGGTACCAGGCATAAGAAAATAAGCCTTTACACTGATGGGGAGAACGACTGGAAAAAGATGTTGAAAAAGGAAAAGCCAGATGCCGTCTTTGTGTGTACCCCATGGAAATTGCATGCGCCTATGGCCATTGAGGCTATGAATAGTGGGGCCCATGTTTTTGTTGAAGTTCCTCTTGCCCTTACCATTCAAGAGATGTGGGATATTGTGGATACCTCGGAAAAGACCCAAAAGCATTGTATGATGATGGAAAACGTCAACTACGGCAGGGAAGAACTACTCTACCTAAATATGTGCCGTAAAGGTGTTATTGGGGAGTTGCTGCACGGGGAAGCCTCCTATATTCATGAGTTAAGAGGGCAAATGAACGAAGTTGAGCGTGGCACAGGTTCATGGCGCACCTATCATTATGCCAATCGGGATGGCAATCTATATCCTACCCATGGCTTGGGACCGGTTGCCCAATATATGAATTTAGCTAGGGGAGAAGATAATTTTAAGTTCATAAACTCCTTCTCTTCCCCCGGCAAAGGACGTAATCTATACGCCGCCAAGAATTTTCCGGCAGACCACAAATGGAACAAGCTGGACTTTAAAGGAGGGGATATAAACACTTCTATTGTTAAAACAAACATGGGTAGGACTATTATGGTGCAATGGGACGAAACAAGCCCTAGACCCTATACCAGACACAATATGATTCAAGGTACAAAAGGGACACTGGCAGGCTTCCCGACCAGAATTGCCTTGGAAGGCGGGGTAGAAGGTGGCCCGGATAATCACCACGAATGGGCAGAAGGCGAGCAATTGCAAAAAATCTATGAAAAATACGAACATCCATTATATGTGCGCCTGGGAGAATTGGCAACAAAAATGGGAGGACATGGTGGAATGGACTTTATTATGAGGTATAGAATCATCGAATGCCTGCGTAATGGCCTGCCTTTGGATCAGAACGTATACGAAGGTTGTTATTGGAGTGCTGTTGGTACTTTGAGCGAGGTATCAGTTGCTCAAAACGGTGCTCCTCAAGAGTTTCCTGATTTTACAAGGGGCAATTGGAAAACCACTGCGCCTTTGGATATTGTAGGCTAAAAGCCCTACATAATTATAATAAAAAGTCATTGTATACCGGTCCAACCTAATATTATATGGTCCATGTATACAATGATTTTTTCTTTGATATAAGGAGGGTACTAGACCCAAAAAATTATTCTGTACTGTCAACCCCTGCAACCTCTGTTCTACTATCCATATGGCTTATTAGGTCTTGGGTACTTGTAAATACCTTTTTACTGTAATAACGTCCTCGATCCCAATCCGCAGGGTCCGCAGCTTTTAAGGCATCCGCTATAATGTCCTGGACTTTTTCCGACAGGCCTTCACATTGACTACCTTCCAACAACTTAAAAAGTTTTTCATAAGACTCCAAGGCCTTACCTGAATAGAATTTCTGATGGTCATAGTTGTTCGCCTTCAATGCGCTTTTGGCATGATTCAGGGCGTAAGAGGCGGTAGAATAAATTAATTCACAATCGTCCTTTGCCTGTGCTATGGTAAAAACAAACAATGAAAAGAACAATAAACAAACTTTCTTCATGGGTGCGGGGTTTTAAGATTTGTCTTTAGAAAACGAAACTTTAATCCCAATATTGCTGGCCTATTTCATTTCTATTAGTTTTACACAGGGTTCTTAGCTCCCCTTATATCCAACTAATTTTACTAGGTTTTACCACCAAACAACAAAAAGTTTTTCAACGGTATAATCAGATGATTTCATCCATAATAGTGGCGCATTTTTATTTTCCAATCCAACTGTAATCAAATCTAGTACGTCCTTATGACCTAGCCAATTAACCCCTTGTTGCGGGTCTAATAGCCACTCCTGTTTAGATGGCAAATAATACCGGTATTCAAAAAACTCAGGGGATTTAAATTTGTGGAAAGGAATCCACCTGCCACTAATACAATTGGAATTAAAAGGGGAGAGATCCATGTTATGGGCCATAAAAGGGACAAATAATTGGGATTTAAAACATACCTGATGCAATAGTTCCGAAGGCTTTATATTAAATCTTTGCAGCACGGATGTAGCTTCCGGTGTCTTTAAAAGTGGAATTTGATGGTTTATTATCCTCTCTTTCTTTGCCTTAAAGGAATCGCGTTGATTAGGCCCTATAAATTGGAGCTCAATATTTGTTGACTCCTCAGATATTACATAGAACTTGTATGTTAATTCAACATGACTAAATTGATGACTATCAACATCTTGCAATAAAAAATCTATTTCTCCCAAACTTACTTTTTCTTTCCTTATGGGAATGTTATGTGCTATTACTTTGTATTGCCTTGAATGTTGTATCAGTTTTAGAAAAATGTGTTCTATTTTATGCCCTAATCTTAGCTTGGAGGGAATCGACCCCATATCTAAATTTTCAAAATATATTTCTGGAAATACAAATTGCTTCAAACCATCCAATTCCCCAGTCCAAAGGGTAGGAGTGTTATAAAATGCCTTATAATATGAAAGGTTTTTATGATCCAAGCGATACTAATATAGGTAAAGCGTTAAGTTTTCTTTAAAATGGAAATGGTCTAGACCAAATTAAGTAATTTTATAGTATGGCTATTAATAAAAGAAAAGGGTTTCGATTTTCCAACTATGAAGCCCCAGAGCAAACTCCTTTCGAAAAGCTTTTTGATATTTTCAAGGAACTGATTACACATACTTCGGGTGATGTGGATGAGGCTTTGGATTGGTTGAGGGAGTTGGACAAAGAGTACGAACTTACCGATGAGAATTATACTATTGATGATTTTATAGAAGATCTCAAGGCAAAAGGTTTTCTGAGAGAGGAACCAAAAGACGGTGATGGTGATGGTTCCGGCGGGCAAAAAGCGGATCTGTCCATTACTGCCAAAATGGAACGGATTATTAGGCAAGCGGCCTTGAATCAAATTTTCGGCAAGATAAAACGCAGTGGTTCGGGCAATCATAAAACCGGTTTATCGGGCAGGGGGGATGAACATATGGGTGAATTCAGGGAATATAGATTTGGCGATAGTTTAGAGCGAATTTCCATGACCGAAAGTTTAAAAAATGCCCAAATAAACCATGGTATCGGTAATTTCCATTTAAGCGAAGAGGATTTGGTGGTAGAGGACACCCAGTTCAAAGCCCAAATGAGCACAGTCTTAATGATCGACATTAGTCACAGTATGATACTCTATGGGGAGGACCGCATTACACCTGCCAAAAAGGTAGCGATGGCCCTGGCAGAACTCATCACGACCCGTTACCCAAAGGACACCTTGGAGATTTTGGTTTTTGGCAACGATGCCTGGCCCATTCCGATAAAGGATCTGCCTTATTTAAAAGTAGGGCCCTATCATACCAATACCGTTGCCGGTTTGCAATTGGCAATGGACATGCTCCGTAGAAAGCGCAATACCAACAAACAGATATTTATGATTACGGATGGCAAACCCAGCTGTATTCGATTGGCTGATGGCACCTATTATAAAAACAGTGTGGGCTTGGACGATTATATTGTGGAGAAATGCTATAACATGGCCAGACAGGCCAGAAAGCTCCATATTCCCATAACCACCTTTATGATTGCCAAGGATCCGTATCTAACCCAATTTGTGAGACATTTTACGGAAGCCAATAAGGGAAAAGCCTTCTTTACCGGCCTAAAGGGACTTGGTGAAATGATTTTTGAGGATTACGAACAAAATAGGAGAAAAAGATTAAAGGGATAATTAGCAAAAGCTGTTAGTCAACATACCCTGTACAACGATATAAACAGGGAGACCAAAATATAAATAATTACAGATGAAATTGAATTATAAGGAGATTACCAATCTTGGCGAACTTAGAAAGACTGGATATAAAACAAAAAAAATTAAGGATGAGTTAAGGGCAAATCTTATTGACAAAATAAAATCGGATGAAATTACTTTTCCTGGGGTTTGGGGCTATGAAAATTCCGTGGTCCCGGAACTGGAAAGAGCCATATTATCCAGGCACAACATCAATCTATTGGGCCTTAGGGGCCAGGCCAAAACGCGTTTGGCAAGGCTAATGGTAAACTTATTGGACGAGTATATTCCAATTGTCAGCGGTTCGGAGATAAATGATGACCCCATGAGCCCAATCTCCCGCTTTGCTATAGAAGCCATAAAGGAGCACGGTGACCTAACACCTATTTCCTGGCTGCACAGAAGTGAACGTTTCTATGAAAAATTGGCTACGCCAGATGTAACGGTGGCCGATTTAATTGGCGATGTTGACCCTATAAAGGCCGCAAACCTAAAATTGTCCTATGCGGATGACAGGGTGATACATTTTGGAATGATCCCACGTGCAAACCGTTGTATTTTTGTAATCAATGAACTGCCGGATCTACAGGCAAGGATACAGGTCTCCCTATTTAACATTTTACAGGAGGGCGACATTCAAATTAGGGGATTTAAACTTAGATTACCTTTGGACCTGCAATTTGTATTTACCGCAAACCCTGAAGATTATACCAATAGAGGTAGTATTGTAACCCCATTAAAAGATAGGATAGGTTCCCAAATTTTAACGCACTATCCGGAGGACATTGAAACCGCGCGTAAAATTACCGAACAGGAATCCAAATTGGATAAACGCCAAACCGAGGCCATTTATGTCCCGGATTTGGCAAAAGATCTCTTGGAACAAATAAGTAGGGAAGCCAGGGAAAGTGAATATGTGGATGCCAAAAGTGGAATAAGTGCCAGAATGAGCATAACATCCTTCGAAAATTTAATGAGTACCGCCGAACGAAGGCTGCTAAAGAATGGCCAACAAACAACCATGATAAGGCTGAGCGATTTTATGGGGGTCATTCCCTCCATTATCGGTAAGATAGAACTGGTTTATGAAGGAGAACAGGAAGGTTCGGGCAGTGTTGCGGAAATACTGATCGAAGATGCAGTGAAGTCTCTCTTCCTAAATTATTTCCCTAAGATAGATAAATTGGAGCGCAAGGATGCCGTAGGTCCTTATGACGAATTGGTAAGTTGGTTTTTTGATGGGGAAGGTTTTGATCTGTTGGACGATGCCATCGATAAGGAATACAAGGAAAAGCTGGATAGTATTATTCCACTTCAACAATTGGTTACTAAATACCAACCTGATATTGAAAAGGAGGACACCTATTTTCTAAAGGAATTGTTGTTGTGGGGGCTTGTTGCCCATAAAAAATTAAGTAAGCAGCGATATACTATTGGGTATCAGATAAAAGATGTTTACGGCAGTTTTATAAGAGGATTGTAAAATATAGCTTTGTTACTCCCAGGCATCAATGTGATTATTTAAGTAATCAAAATCATATTTGCCCACTATCCGTTTTCTAATGATAAATGACCAAACGGTTAGTAGAACCAATAGCGTTTGAAGACTAATAATCAAGATGCCCATGGGAACGAAAGAACTTGGAATAACATGGTCCTGAAATTCATTTTGGGAACCAAGAATTAAAAAGGTTTCAGAGATATTATATGCATAGGCCAATAAAACGGCGTACATGACATACTCAATATTTTTCATGATCATATCAGGATATTCCATTTCCGTTATCTTAAACCATAGTACATACAAATAAAGAAAGTGGATCATTGTCAAAAATGGAAAAATATAACTCTCGAACCTATTGAATATAAAGGTATTTCCATACATGCTGTAAAAACCCAGGACTATTAAGGATAGCAGTGATACAATGGTAAGGACAATTATAATTTTAGGAGTGGTTCGTTTAACGGAATTTTCCATAATTACGGTTTAAGATTATAGGACAATTTTCAACATAATTACAACTTAATTCTTGAACCCATGTGGAATTTTCGTTGAATATATAAAAATATAGGACAGAAAAAAGGCGCCTTGGACGAAGTGCCAAAAAGCACGATGAACATATGGCAATCCTATTGTAAAATACGGTTAAGAAACAAACATAAACCCGACCTTCCTTAGCTATCTTTGCCGAGGTTTTGTCAGGATTTAACCAAGCAACATATACACCAAATGCAAACACCCCGTTTTTACTATTTAATACATGTTCAATTTCTGGGCTTTCGTTATAGTGGCTGGCAAAAGCAACCAAATCAAAAAACGGTGGAGGGTATGCTGGTAAAGACCTTAAAATTTGTTTTGCCCAATTCCAAATTCAAAATCTTGGGAGCCGGGCGTACAGATGCCAAAGTATCTGCCTTGAATACGGCCTTCGAATTATTTGTGGATAAGGAACCTCTAGAAGACCTTCAGGTATTTATGTGCGATTTTAATGCAAACCTACCCCCAGATATTCGTATCATCAGCATAGACCAGGTCAATGAAAACTTCAATATCATACAAGAAAGCAAGTTAAAGGAATATGTATATCTTTTTTCCTTTGGACAAAAAAACCACCCCTTTTGCGCGCCGTTTTTGGCAAACATCATAGAGGAACTGGATGTAGAACTAATGTCGGATTGTGCCCGACTTTTTATTGGCACCCATGACTTTTCATCCTATACGGCCCGACTTCAGCCCAATACAAAAGTGCTTAGGACTATAGATTCATGTGAAATAAAAAGAAACGAAATATTAAAGGCCAATTTTTTTCCGGAAGTGAGTTATGCCCTGCATATTACCGGTGAAGGCTTTATGAGATATCAGATTAGGATGATAATGGGGGCTTTGATCCAAGTAGGCAAAGGTGACCTTACGACAATGGACATTAAAGATTCCTTGAAAAAGGAAAACAATACTTTATTGACATATGTGGCCCCTGGTTCAGGATTATTGCTTAATAAGCTAAAGTTTAAATAGCTGCTTCCAAATAAACTGTAGCGAAATAGTCCTATTATTTTTTTTAATCACGGCTTGTCCACATTTCATAGGCTGGATTTCATAAATTAGTAGCTAGAACAAATAGCAACTAGCATCTTAAATTAAGATTCCGACCTATGTCCAAAAAAAAAACAACTCATAAAAAGGCTTCCATTAGACACATTAAGACCGGAAAGTCTCCCGGAACAGTTACTTATTTAGGGAGTAGGGAAGGGGCAAAGAGCGTTGTTAACATTATGGAATATAATCTGCAGGACATTAAAGAATCCACCCTTGATGTCTATGCCCCTTCCAATTTCAATAAAATTATTGCCCACAAAACATCTACATCCATCTCCTGGATCAATGTCATTGGCATTAGTGACGAGAAATTCATTGAAAATTTGGGAAACGCCTT is from Arenibacter algicola and encodes:
- the hisH gene encoding imidazole glycerol phosphate synthase subunit HisH, which codes for MKIVIIDYGAGNIQSIKFAFQRLGYNAILSKDADEIMAADKVIFPGVGEASSAMKKLRESKLDQIIPKLKQPVLGICLGMQLMCHSSEEGDTQGLGIFDVDVVKFSKEVKVPQIGWNQITNLKSDLFKNVKEKEHIYLVHSFYAPLCEETIAEAEYGLGYSAALKKDNFYGTQFHPEKSSEVGEQILRNFIETIETPV
- the hisA gene encoding 1-(5-phosphoribosyl)-5-[(5-phosphoribosylamino)methylideneamino]imidazole-4-carboxamide isomerase, yielding MRIIPAIDIIEGKCVRLSKGDYDTKKIYNENPLEVAKEFEAHGIEYLHLVDLDGAKSKHIVNHKVLEKIASNTNLKIDFGGGLKTDEDLRIAFESGANQITGGSIAVKDRETFISWINKYSPEKIILGADAKDEMVAVSGWMEESQEELIPFIQGYQKEGIRGVICTDISKDGMLEGPSFELYRKILEECGPKLLLIASGGISTYDELPKLAELGCEGTIIGKAIYENRISLKQLEKFILDI
- the hisF gene encoding imidazole glycerol phosphate synthase subunit HisF, whose amino-acid sequence is MLTKRIIPCLDIKNGRTVKGINFVDLRDAGDPVELAEIYAKTGADELVFLDISATEERRRTLADLVLRVAEKVNIPFTVGGGISSVEDVDILLHNGADKVSINSSAVKNPQLINDLVAKFGSQCIVVAIDAKQIDGEWIVHLVGGKVPTELNLFTWAKEVEDRGAGEILFTSMNHDGTKDGFANEALARLSTELNIPIIASGGAGNMQHFTDTFKEGKADAALAASVFHFKEIEIKDLKEELKRNNIPVRL
- the hisIE gene encoding bifunctional phosphoribosyl-AMP cyclohydrolase/phosphoribosyl-ATP diphosphatase HisIE, yielding MNIDFNKNNDGLVPAIVQDATTKNVLMLGYMNQDAYKKTVDSRKVTFFSRTKKRLWTKGEESGNFLNLVDIKLDCDNDTLLVMVDPVGPTCHKGTDTCWGDENNTSFGFLSELENIIQNRKEQAEGKVEIPEGTKPSYVSSLFKSGINKVAQKVGEEAVEVVIEAKDDNDQLFKDESADLLFHYLILLQAKGFKLQDIVNVLKSRH
- a CDS encoding Gfo/Idh/MocA family protein, whose protein sequence is MKSNRRDFLRKTSIAGMGLAMTPAWSNSITGNNPYNTPASLSSANYMGGFSAPKLETVKCAFIGVGARGSGHAHQIASIEGTEVVAICDLYQDLAEKSANICKENGGGTRHKKISLYTDGENDWKKMLKKEKPDAVFVCTPWKLHAPMAIEAMNSGAHVFVEVPLALTIQEMWDIVDTSEKTQKHCMMMENVNYGREELLYLNMCRKGVIGELLHGEASYIHELRGQMNEVERGTGSWRTYHYANRDGNLYPTHGLGPVAQYMNLARGEDNFKFINSFSSPGKGRNLYAAKNFPADHKWNKLDFKGGDINTSIVKTNMGRTIMVQWDETSPRPYTRHNMIQGTKGTLAGFPTRIALEGGVEGGPDNHHEWAEGEQLQKIYEKYEHPLYVRLGELATKMGGHGGMDFIMRYRIIECLRNGLPLDQNVYEGCYWSAVGTLSEVSVAQNGAPQEFPDFTRGNWKTTAPLDIVG
- a CDS encoding DUF1853 family protein, whose product is MDHKNLSYYKAFYNTPTLWTGELDGLKQFVFPEIYFENLDMGSIPSKLRLGHKIEHIFLKLIQHSRQYKVIAHNIPIRKEKVSLGEIDFLLQDVDSHQFSHVELTYKFYVISEESTNIELQFIGPNQRDSFKAKKERIINHQIPLLKTPEATSVLQRFNIKPSELLHQVCFKSQLFVPFMAHNMDLSPFNSNCISGRWIPFHKFKSPEFFEYRYYLPSKQEWLLDPQQGVNWLGHKDVLDLITVGLENKNAPLLWMKSSDYTVEKLFVVWW
- a CDS encoding vWA domain-containing protein; the encoded protein is MAINKRKGFRFSNYEAPEQTPFEKLFDIFKELITHTSGDVDEALDWLRELDKEYELTDENYTIDDFIEDLKAKGFLREEPKDGDGDGSGGQKADLSITAKMERIIRQAALNQIFGKIKRSGSGNHKTGLSGRGDEHMGEFREYRFGDSLERISMTESLKNAQINHGIGNFHLSEEDLVVEDTQFKAQMSTVLMIDISHSMILYGEDRITPAKKVAMALAELITTRYPKDTLEILVFGNDAWPIPIKDLPYLKVGPYHTNTVAGLQLAMDMLRRKRNTNKQIFMITDGKPSCIRLADGTYYKNSVGLDDYIVEKCYNMARQARKLHIPITTFMIAKDPYLTQFVRHFTEANKGKAFFTGLKGLGEMIFEDYEQNRRKRLKG
- the truA gene encoding tRNA pseudouridine(38-40) synthase TruA, whose amino-acid sequence is MQTPRFYYLIHVQFLGFRYSGWQKQPNQKTVEGMLVKTLKFVLPNSKFKILGAGRTDAKVSALNTAFELFVDKEPLEDLQVFMCDFNANLPPDIRIISIDQVNENFNIIQESKLKEYVYLFSFGQKNHPFCAPFLANIIEELDVELMSDCARLFIGTHDFSSYTARLQPNTKVLRTIDSCEIKRNEILKANFFPEVSYALHITGEGFMRYQIRMIMGALIQVGKGDLTTMDIKDSLKKENNTLLTYVAPGSGLLLNKLKFK